In Deltaproteobacteria bacterium, the genomic stretch GAAGATTTGATGTTGGGAGAGGCGATACTTAAAAGCAAGAAAAAACAGGTTAAGGTTTAGGTTAAGCATTTCTCAACCTCATCCTTAATCTCAACCTGTAAATTTATGAGGATTGGTTTTGGTTACGATATCCATAGGCTTATAAAAGGCAGAAGACTCATAATCGGAGGGGTGGAGATACCTTTTTCAAGAGGTCTTCTGGGGCATTCTGACGCTGATGTTCTTCTGCATGCAATATGCGACGGCTTACTTGGCGCAATAGCAGAAGGCGACATAGGGAAACATTTTCCAAACAATGACAAGAGATATAAAGATATATCCAGCCTTAAGCTTCTTGCAAGGGTTTCCGATATGATGAAGGATAAAGGCTATTCAATCGGAAACATAGATTCTACAATCATTGCCCAAAAACCCCGCCTTGCCGAATATATTCCTGGTATGATAAAAAATATAGCCGCAACCCTTGGCTGTAATCCATCCCTGATAAATGTAAAAGCTACTACCTCTGAAGGCCTCGGTTTTACCGGCACAGGCAAAGGCATGGCTGCCTATGCCTCTGTGTTGATAAAGAAGACAAAGCGTTTAGCTCATAGCTGATAGCAACTACTATGAGCTATCAGCTATATTATCCCACGTCTGCTTAATATCTTTATAAATACGTTTACCACCTCAGGATCAAACTGGCTGCCGGCCATCCTCTTAAGCTCTTCTACTGCCTCGGTTGCAGGGATCGCCTTTCTGTAGGGCCTTATGGATGTCATTGCCTCGAATGCGTCGGCCGCCGCAATAATCCTGGCGCCTATAATCTCCTCGCTATTGCCGGAGAACTCTTCTTTTAGCCCCTCGTCAAACCTGTTATGGTGGTATCTTACGATCCTGGCCACATTTGCAAGACCGTCCATGCTCTCCAATATCTTGCTGCCTATATCAGGGTGCTTTTTCATGATACGGCATTCGTCTTCTGATAAAGGGCCGTTTTTTAGCAGGATGTTGTCCGGGATACCTATCTTTCCTATGTCGTGCATGAGCGCGGCCCTGTATATGGTTTCTATAGCCTGGCCGGAGACCCCAATTTCCTCTGCGATAGATTTGGAATATTCCGCCATGCGGATTGCATGGCCTGCGGTATAAGGGTCTCTCGCCTCTATAGCGGACGCCAATGTTGCTATTATTCCTGTATATGAGCTTTTTACCCTTTCATACAGCATGGCGTTTTCTATTGCAATGCCGGCCTGACCGCACAGGATAGAAAGCATTTCAATATCTGAATTTATAAAAGGTTTTACTCCCGCCGGCTTTGCCAGATTAAGCACCCCGATGAGCCCGCCTTTGCTGAGTATCGGCACAGAAACGGCTGTTTTTGTCCGCTCATCCAGAAAAACCGGCTTCTTTTCCTTTGCCGCAAGACCTGCTATGCCTTCCCCAATCTTTATTCTTCCGTGATCTCCTTCTATTACCTTTCCGATAGACGCCTTTACGTTGAGAAATCCGTCGTTTCCGGCCAGCGCAAGCGATGCGCTTTCCGCAGACATGGACTTGGCCGCTTCTTCAACTATATTCTCGAAAAGCCTATTAATATGCACCTCGCTGAAGAGCCTCCTGTTGATCTCAAATAGAGGAAGAAATGCCTTTAACTTTATATTCTCTTTTATGATATTGCTCTTTCTGAGTGTGTCCTCAACTGTGTCTCTGAGTTCCTTCGGCGTGAACGGTTTCATTATAAAACCCTGCGCGCCGTGCTTTAATGATTCAATGGTGATTTCTATGGTTCCGTGGCCTGTGGTTACAATAACGGGAATGTCTGTAGAGATATCCTCTCTTATCTTTTTTATGAGGGTCATGCCGTCCATCCTGGGCATCCTAATGTCAGTAATTACCATATCAAAGTCGCCGGCCTTAAGCTTTTTAAGGCCTTCTTCCCCGTCATGCGCTGTTGTTATCCTGTAATTAACCGTCCCTAATATCTCAGAAGAGAGATTGAGGATTACAGGTTCATCGTCTATAATTAAAATGTTTTCGTTTGACATATACCTCCTTTAATTTAGGGTTTCGGATTTCTAAGCAATCGGCAGTTTAATGGTAAATATGCTTCCCTTGCCATGCTCGCTTTTTACCTCTATCTCTCCTCCGTGTCTTTCTATTATTCCATGACTTACCGATAGCCCCAGTCCTGCCCCATTTGTTTCATGTTTTGTTGTAAAGAGCGGATCAAATATCTTATGGATTATATCCTTTGGGATGCCGGCTCCTGTATCATGGATATGTATCTTTATCCATCCGTTTCCTTCCTCTACCGCTGCTTTTAAAATTCCGCCGTTCGGCATTGCATAGAGAGCGTTGTTAAATATATTGAGCAGCGCCTGCTTTATCTGGTTTATGTCTATGGACACCATCGGCATATGCGGGGCATATTCTTCAACTATCTCCACATTTGCAACCTTTGCCAGATGCCTGATTAAATTCAGGGTGTCCTTTGTCACATCTGCTGCGCAGCAATTATACCGTCTTGGTTCGGTCTGCCGC encodes the following:
- the ispF gene encoding 2-C-methyl-D-erythritol 2,4-cyclodiphosphate synthase produces the protein MRIGFGYDIHRLIKGRRLIIGGVEIPFSRGLLGHSDADVLLHAICDGLLGAIAEGDIGKHFPNNDKRYKDISSLKLLARVSDMMKDKGYSIGNIDSTIIAQKPRLAEYIPGMIKNIAATLGCNPSLINVKATTSEGLGFTGTGKGMAAYASVLIKKTKRLAHS
- a CDS encoding response regulator, with amino-acid sequence MSNENILIIDDEPVILNLSSEILGTVNYRITTAHDGEEGLKKLKAGDFDMVITDIRMPRMDGMTLIKKIREDISTDIPVIVTTGHGTIEITIESLKHGAQGFIMKPFTPKELRDTVEDTLRKSNIIKENIKLKAFLPLFEINRRLFSEVHINRLFENIVEEAAKSMSAESASLALAGNDGFLNVKASIGKVIEGDHGRIKIGEGIAGLAAKEKKPVFLDERTKTAVSVPILSKGGLIGVLNLAKPAGVKPFINSDIEMLSILCGQAGIAIENAMLYERVKSSYTGIIATLASAIEARDPYTAGHAIRMAEYSKSIAEEIGVSGQAIETIYRAALMHDIGKIGIPDNILLKNGPLSEDECRIMKKHPDIGSKILESMDGLANVARIVRYHHNRFDEGLKEEFSGNSEEIIGARIIAAADAFEAMTSIRPYRKAIPATEAVEELKRMAGSQFDPEVVNVFIKILSRRGII